Proteins from one Pseudomonas grandcourensis genomic window:
- a CDS encoding asparaginase: MNSSTYPAAQHVMVLYTGGTIGMQASANGLAPASGFEARMHDYLHSQPELVVPHWRFREMSPLIDSANMTPTYWQQLREAVVDAVDVQGCDSVLILHGTDTLAYSAAAMSFQLLGLHARVCFTGSMLPAGVTDSDAWENLGGALVALGQGLAPGVHLYFHGELLDPTRCAKVRSFGRHPFKRLERQGGGMKATSLPTQLNYNQPKQLAIVAVLPLFPGIGAEVLDGLLDSGIQGLVLECYGSGTGPSDNPGFLASLGRARDNGVVVVAVTQCHEGGVELDVYEAGSRLRGVGVLSGGGMTREAAFGKLHGLLGAGLEVGEVRRLVELDLCGELS; encoded by the coding sequence ATGAATTCCTCGACCTACCCCGCCGCCCAGCACGTCATGGTGCTCTACACCGGCGGGACCATCGGCATGCAGGCCAGCGCCAACGGCCTGGCCCCGGCATCCGGCTTCGAAGCGCGGATGCACGACTATCTGCACAGCCAGCCTGAGTTGGTAGTGCCGCATTGGCGCTTCCGTGAAATGTCGCCGTTGATCGACAGCGCCAACATGACCCCGACGTATTGGCAGCAGTTGCGTGAAGCGGTGGTCGATGCGGTCGATGTTCAGGGCTGCGACAGCGTGCTGATCCTGCATGGCACCGACACCCTGGCCTACAGCGCCGCAGCCATGAGTTTCCAGTTGCTCGGCCTGCATGCCCGCGTGTGCTTCACCGGCTCGATGCTGCCGGCCGGCGTCACCGATAGCGACGCCTGGGAAAACCTCGGCGGCGCGCTGGTTGCACTGGGCCAAGGCCTGGCGCCGGGCGTGCATCTGTACTTCCATGGCGAATTGCTGGACCCGACCCGTTGCGCCAAGGTGCGCAGTTTTGGTCGGCATCCGTTCAAGCGGCTTGAGCGTCAGGGCGGCGGTATGAAGGCGACTTCGCTGCCAACACAGTTGAATTACAACCAGCCCAAACAATTGGCGATCGTCGCCGTGCTGCCGCTATTTCCCGGCATCGGCGCCGAGGTGCTGGATGGTTTGCTCGACAGCGGCATTCAGGGTCTGGTGCTGGAGTGCTACGGCAGCGGCACCGGCCCGAGCGACAACCCCGGGTTTCTCGCCAGCCTCGGCCGTGCGCGGGACAACGGCGTGGTCGTGGTAGCGGTCACGCAATGCCACGAAGGCGGGGTTGAACTGGATGTCTATGAAGCCGGCAGTCGCTTGCGCGGTGTGGGCGTGTTGTCCGGTGGCGGCATGACCCGTGAAGCGGCGTTCGGCAAATTACATGGGTTGTTGGGTGCGGGGCTTGAGGTGGGCGAAGTCCGTCGGCTTGTCGAACTCGACCTGTGCGGCGAACTGAGCTGA
- a CDS encoding AraC family transcriptional regulator, which produces MLHSHLTTLNAVSLVLDAFKAQGLSSEALLAGSGISAADLNRADTRITTNQEMQVCANAVALKRDIGLELGRRMHVSCYGMLGYALLTSATFGDALRLAMRYPALLGTLFELSLEDDGERIWFAAADYRESPAMAVFNAEFCLVSLKVTCDDLLGHSLPLLGARFEHGAPDYQVTYAEHFNCPVHFGARNNAFAFDKHWLDQPLPLADVITHQAMAERCRKQNIEFTGRQAWLGRIRQLLSAQLNAAPGLEGLAEQMNCSARTLRRHLKDMGCSYQELLDELRFEQAKQMLCEDQLPIYQIAEALGFSETASFRHAFVRWSGVAPSQFRPHG; this is translated from the coding sequence ATGCTCCACTCCCACCTCACCACGCTCAACGCGGTCTCCCTGGTCCTCGATGCCTTTAAGGCACAAGGCTTGTCCAGCGAAGCGCTGCTGGCCGGCAGCGGTATCAGCGCGGCGGATCTGAACCGTGCCGACACGCGCATCACCACCAATCAGGAAATGCAGGTCTGTGCCAACGCCGTTGCCCTCAAGCGTGACATCGGCCTGGAACTGGGCCGGCGGATGCACGTTTCCTGCTACGGCATGCTCGGTTACGCCCTGCTCACCAGTGCCACCTTCGGTGACGCTTTGCGTCTGGCGATGCGCTATCCGGCGCTGCTGGGAACACTTTTCGAACTGAGCCTTGAAGACGATGGCGAGCGCATCTGGTTCGCCGCCGCCGATTACCGCGAGAGCCCGGCCATGGCGGTGTTCAACGCCGAGTTCTGCCTGGTGTCGCTGAAAGTCACCTGCGACGACCTGCTCGGCCATTCCCTGCCCTTGCTAGGCGCACGCTTCGAACATGGCGCGCCCGACTACCAAGTGACCTACGCCGAACACTTCAACTGCCCGGTGCACTTCGGCGCGCGGAACAACGCCTTCGCCTTCGACAAGCACTGGCTCGACCAGCCACTGCCGCTGGCCGATGTCATCACCCATCAAGCCATGGCCGAACGCTGCCGCAAACAGAATATCGAGTTCACCGGGCGACAGGCCTGGCTAGGACGGATCCGCCAACTGCTCAGCGCGCAACTGAATGCCGCGCCCGGGCTGGAGGGGCTGGCCGAGCAAATGAACTGTTCGGCGCGGACCTTGCGCCGACATCTCAAGGACATGGGATGCAGCTATCAGGAACTGCTCGACGAACTGCGCTTCGAGCAGGCCAAGCAAATGCTTTGCGAGGATCAATTGCCGATCTATCAGATTGCCGAAGCGTTGGGCTTCAGCGAGACCGCGAGCTTTCGCCATGCCTTTGTGCGCTGGAGTGGTGTGGCGCCCAGTCAGTTCAGGCCACATGGGTAA
- a CDS encoding histone deacetylase family protein yields MLTIYSDDHHLHHGRCELIDGQLKPCFEMPSRADHVLQRVKNQNLGSVEAPKDFGLEPIARIHSRDYLDFFKGAWTRWTEFNTDGDLLPYTWPGRTLRPIKPTSLHGQLGYYSFDGGAPITAGTWQAAYSAAQVALTAQAEIQRGARSAFALCRPPGHHAASDLMGGYCYLNNAAIAAQAFLDQGHKKVAILDVDYHHGNGTQSIFYERGDVLFTSIHGHPEAEFPFFLGYEDERGEGAGEGFNFNYPLAAGSGWDTWSAALEQACKEIESYGADIVVVSLGVDTFKDDPISQFKLDSPDYLAMGKRIAALGVPTLFVMEGGYAVEEIGINAVNVLEGFESA; encoded by the coding sequence ATGCTGACGATCTACTCGGACGATCATCACCTGCACCACGGCCGTTGCGAACTTATCGACGGTCAACTCAAGCCCTGCTTCGAGATGCCTTCGCGCGCCGACCACGTGCTGCAACGGGTAAAAAACCAGAACCTTGGCTCTGTAGAAGCACCGAAGGATTTCGGCCTGGAGCCCATCGCGCGCATCCACAGTCGCGACTACCTCGACTTCTTCAAAGGTGCCTGGACACGCTGGACCGAATTCAACACCGACGGTGACCTGCTGCCCTACACCTGGCCTGGACGCACCTTGCGCCCGATCAAACCCACCAGCCTCCACGGCCAGCTTGGTTATTACAGCTTCGACGGCGGCGCCCCGATCACCGCCGGCACCTGGCAAGCAGCGTACAGCGCAGCGCAAGTTGCCCTCACCGCCCAAGCGGAAATCCAGCGCGGTGCCCGATCTGCTTTCGCCCTGTGCCGTCCACCGGGGCACCACGCCGCCAGCGATTTGATGGGCGGTTATTGCTACCTCAACAACGCCGCCATCGCCGCCCAGGCGTTCCTCGATCAGGGCCACAAAAAGGTCGCGATCCTCGACGTCGACTACCACCACGGCAACGGCACCCAGTCGATTTTCTACGAGCGCGGCGACGTGCTGTTCACCTCGATCCACGGCCATCCGGAAGCCGAGTTCCCGTTCTTCCTCGGCTATGAAGATGAACGCGGCGAAGGTGCCGGCGAAGGGTTCAACTTCAACTATCCGCTGGCCGCCGGTTCAGGCTGGGACACCTGGAGCGCAGCGCTGGAACAAGCCTGCAAAGAGATCGAAAGCTACGGCGCCGACATCGTCGTGGTGTCCCTGGGTGTCGATACCTTCAAGGACGATCCGATCTCGCAATTCAAACTCGACAGCCCGGATTACCTGGCCATGGGCAAGCGCATCGCGGCCTTGGGCGTACCGACACTGTTCGTGATGGAAGGCGGTTACGCGGTGGAAGAAATCGGCATCAATGCCGTGAACGTTCTCGAAGGTTTTGAAAGCGCTTAA
- a CDS encoding polyamine ABC transporter substrate-binding protein: MKSLKRFIFPALCATLLSGTAHAEERTLRVYNWFDYITPKALEDFKAQNTQTKLVYDIFDTNEALEAKLLTGNSGYDVVVPSNVFLAKQIEAGVFQPLDRSKLPNWNHLDPKLMKLIEANDPGNKFAVPYMYGTILIGFNPDKVKAVLGADAPVDSWDLIFKEENISKLKQCGVALLDSPSEILPLALQHLGLDPNSKKPADYDKAEALLMKIRPYITYFHSSKYMADIANGDICVAVGYSGSFSQAANRAKEAKNGVVVDMRLPKEGAPIWFDMLAIPKGAKNPEDAYTFINYLLQPQVIAPVSDFVGYPNPNKDATELVDPAIRNNPNLYPTDAAMGTLYTLQPLPRDAERARTRAWTKIKSGT; the protein is encoded by the coding sequence ATGAAAAGTCTTAAGCGTTTTATTTTTCCAGCCCTGTGCGCCACGCTGCTCAGCGGCACCGCACACGCTGAAGAGCGAACGTTGCGCGTCTACAACTGGTTCGACTACATCACCCCCAAGGCCTTGGAAGACTTCAAGGCCCAGAACACCCAGACCAAACTGGTCTACGACATTTTCGACACCAACGAGGCACTGGAAGCCAAGCTGCTGACCGGCAACTCCGGCTACGACGTGGTGGTGCCGTCCAACGTGTTCCTCGCCAAACAAATCGAAGCCGGGGTATTCCAGCCCCTGGACCGCAGCAAGCTGCCGAACTGGAACCACCTCGATCCCAAGCTGATGAAGCTGATCGAAGCCAACGACCCGGGCAACAAGTTCGCTGTGCCATACATGTACGGGACCATCCTGATCGGCTTCAACCCGGACAAGGTCAAGGCAGTCCTGGGCGCCGACGCGCCGGTAGACAGCTGGGACCTGATCTTCAAGGAAGAGAACATCAGCAAGCTCAAGCAGTGCGGTGTCGCCCTGCTCGACTCGCCGTCAGAGATTTTGCCGCTGGCCCTGCAACACCTCGGCCTGGACCCCAACAGCAAGAAGCCTGCGGACTACGACAAGGCTGAAGCACTGCTGATGAAGATCCGTCCGTACATCACCTACTTCCACTCGTCCAAGTACATGGCCGACATTGCCAACGGTGACATCTGCGTTGCAGTCGGCTATTCCGGCAGCTTCTCGCAAGCCGCCAACCGCGCCAAGGAAGCCAAGAATGGTGTGGTCGTCGACATGCGTTTGCCGAAGGAAGGCGCGCCGATCTGGTTCGACATGCTTGCGATTCCGAAGGGGGCGAAAAACCCCGAAGACGCCTACACCTTCATCAACTACCTGCTGCAGCCGCAGGTGATTGCACCGGTCAGTGACTTCGTCGGCTATCCGAACCCGAACAAGGACGCCACGGAACTGGTCGACCCGGCGATCCGCAATAACCCTAACCTGTATCCGACCGATGCGGCGATGGGCACGCTCTACACCCTGCAACCGCTGCCGCGCGATGCCGAACGTGCGCGGACCCGGGCCTGGACCAAGATCAAGTCCGGGACTTGA
- a CDS encoding PLP-dependent aminotransferase family protein has protein sequence MTSEPLSLTFNPAGIELDRRQGLSRQLYQALRTRVLDGRLASGTRLPASRDLAAALAISRNSVVRAYDQLYAEGFIEGRVGDGTYVAQLPQATVPAKKLSTNVSTGFSTGLPTALSTNCPDLPVDPSSKVIHNDPLTRVKNNHLASPPSGPPRAFRVGVPAFDLFPFEVWAKLNAAFWRKPDFQQLCYGDPAGDARLRGMIAAYLRSSRGMQCTAEQILITSGAQQGISLCAQLLVEPGDRVAIENPGYRAAGHAFAVAGARLHGVVVDSEGINCSELSALDDCRLTYVTPSHQYPTGVVMSLARRLELLAWAERTQGWIVEDDYDGEYRYSGAPLAPLAALDRHGRVLYVGTFGKVAFPALRLGYLVLPPGLVQAFAQRRAVDVRHSEVSTQVVMAEFMAAGHFQRHIRRMRRAALSRRNTLLNGWPQDIPGVGKLPTVAAGLHMTVPVDSVARERELIELASGVDVEVNGLSSYWLPESATPMDQRAGLVLGFAAVPEKAIEAALQRLRAVWRAG, from the coding sequence ATGACCAGCGAACCACTGTCCCTGACCTTCAATCCCGCAGGTATCGAACTTGATCGTCGCCAGGGGCTGAGTCGTCAGCTCTACCAGGCATTGCGCACGCGCGTGTTGGATGGGCGACTGGCCAGCGGTACGCGTCTGCCTGCCAGTCGTGATCTGGCCGCCGCGCTGGCGATTTCCCGTAACAGCGTGGTGCGTGCCTACGATCAGTTGTACGCCGAAGGGTTTATCGAAGGGCGGGTAGGCGACGGGACTTATGTGGCGCAATTGCCCCAGGCAACCGTACCGGCAAAAAAACTATCCACAAATGTATCCACAGGGTTTTCAACAGGGTTACCCACAGCCTTATCCACAAATTGCCCCGATTTACCTGTTGATCCATCCAGCAAAGTTATCCACAACGATCCGTTGACTCGAGTCAAAAACAACCATTTGGCCAGTCCGCCGAGCGGTCCACCCCGGGCATTTCGGGTCGGTGTCCCGGCGTTCGATCTGTTTCCATTCGAGGTCTGGGCCAAGCTGAATGCGGCTTTCTGGCGCAAACCGGATTTTCAACAGTTGTGCTACGGCGACCCGGCAGGCGATGCACGGTTGCGCGGGATGATCGCTGCGTATTTGCGCAGTTCGCGGGGCATGCAGTGCACGGCTGAACAAATTCTGATCACCAGTGGCGCGCAGCAGGGAATCAGCCTTTGTGCACAGTTGCTGGTAGAGCCTGGTGACAGGGTGGCGATTGAAAATCCGGGGTATCGGGCAGCCGGTCATGCCTTCGCCGTGGCGGGCGCACGGCTGCATGGGGTAGTGGTGGACAGCGAAGGCATCAATTGCAGCGAACTGTCAGCACTCGATGATTGTCGGCTGACCTACGTTACGCCGTCCCACCAGTATCCCACCGGTGTGGTCATGAGCCTGGCGCGCCGCCTGGAGTTGCTGGCCTGGGCCGAGCGCACCCAAGGCTGGATCGTCGAGGATGATTACGATGGCGAGTACCGCTACAGCGGCGCGCCACTGGCGCCTTTGGCGGCACTCGATCGTCACGGGCGGGTGTTGTATGTCGGTACGTTCGGCAAGGTCGCGTTTCCGGCGTTGCGTCTCGGTTATCTGGTGCTGCCGCCGGGGCTGGTGCAGGCCTTTGCACAGCGACGTGCGGTGGACGTGCGGCATTCCGAAGTCAGCACCCAGGTGGTGATGGCCGAGTTCATGGCGGCCGGGCATTTCCAGCGGCACATCCGGCGCATGCGGCGTGCGGCGTTAAGTCGGCGCAACACCTTGCTCAATGGTTGGCCGCAGGATATTCCAGGCGTCGGCAAGCTGCCCACCGTCGCCGCGGGACTGCACATGACCGTGCCGGTCGACAGCGTGGCCCGTGAGCGCGAGCTAATCGAGTTGGCGAGCGGTGTCGATGTCGAGGTCAACGGCTTGAGCAGCTATTGGTTGCCGGAGTCCGCAACCCCGATGGATCAACGCGCCGGTCTGGTACTGGGCTTTGCCGCAGTGCCCGAAAAGGCCATCGAGGCGGCATTGCAACGGTTGCGGGCGGTGTGGCGTGCCGGCTGA
- a CDS encoding FMN-binding negative transcriptional regulator, translating to MYTPRAFAIDELSQLHELILATRLAILVTHGESGLQASHVPVLLHCEQGSNGTLYGHLAKANPQWKDLRDGAEALLIFAGADAYVSPGFYPSKAEHGKVVPTWNYVAVHAYGRAETFSDGGRLLDIVSTLTDRHEAGRAQPWSVADAPAEYIDGMLKAIVGFAIPIDRLEGKRKLSQNRSPADIDGVRKGLAASLDVNDQTLAQLMR from the coding sequence ATGTACACGCCACGCGCTTTTGCCATCGACGAGTTGTCCCAACTGCATGAACTGATCCTCGCCACCCGCCTCGCCATATTGGTGACCCACGGTGAAAGCGGCCTGCAAGCCAGCCATGTACCGGTGCTGCTGCATTGCGAACAAGGCTCGAACGGCACGTTGTACGGGCATCTGGCCAAAGCCAATCCACAGTGGAAAGACCTGCGCGACGGCGCCGAAGCCCTGCTGATTTTTGCCGGTGCCGACGCCTACGTCAGCCCTGGCTTCTACCCGAGCAAGGCCGAACACGGCAAAGTCGTGCCGACCTGGAACTATGTCGCCGTACACGCCTATGGCCGAGCCGAAACCTTTAGCGATGGCGGGCGGCTGCTCGACATCGTCAGCACCCTCACCGACCGTCATGAAGCTGGCCGCGCCCAACCGTGGTCAGTGGCCGATGCCCCCGCCGAATACATCGACGGCATGCTCAAGGCCATCGTCGGTTTCGCCATTCCCATCGACCGCCTGGAAGGCAAGCGCAAACTCAGCCAGAACCGCAGCCCCGCCGACATCGACGGCGTGCGCAAAGGCCTGGCCGCCAGCCTAGACGTCAACGACCAAACCCTCGCCCAATTGATGCGCTAA
- a CDS encoding GNAT family N-acetyltransferase: MSQIDIRQVTAGDHAAWLPLWQAYLRFYKTELPEAVTQSTWQRMLDPNEPTHAALARVDGKAVGMVHFIYHRSNWAIENSCYLQDLLVVPETRGTGVGRQLIEFVYATAKADGCNKVHWLTHETNATAIQLYERIAERPGFIQFRKAI, from the coding sequence ATGAGTCAAATCGACATTCGCCAAGTCACCGCCGGTGATCACGCGGCCTGGTTGCCGCTGTGGCAAGCCTACCTGCGCTTCTACAAAACCGAATTGCCGGAGGCCGTCACCCAAAGCACCTGGCAGCGCATGCTCGATCCGAACGAGCCAACCCACGCCGCCCTCGCCCGGGTCGACGGTAAAGCGGTGGGCATGGTGCATTTCATCTACCATCGTTCGAACTGGGCCATCGAGAACTCCTGCTACCTGCAAGACTTGCTGGTGGTCCCTGAAACCCGTGGCACCGGCGTCGGCCGCCAGTTGATCGAGTTCGTCTACGCCACGGCCAAGGCCGACGGTTGCAACAAGGTTCACTGGCTGACCCACGAAACCAACGCCACCGCGATCCAGCTCTACGAGCGCATCGCCGAACGCCCGGGTTTCATCCAGTTTCGTAAAGCCATCTAG
- a CDS encoding GNAT family protein, protein MSISLADWKGVPAPTTQLIEGRYIRLEKLDPARHGDDLFNALQGPGADPKLWDYLPYGPFPERSVFNDWLNNHAASSDPYFFSVIDRASGEVQGILSLMSIVPAQGRIEIGHVTFGAPMQRSPKSTEAVYLLAKESFALGYRRLEWKCNNANARSKYAAERLGFSFEGVFRQHMVVKGQNRDTAWYSILDSEWPAIGAGFEKWLGDENQTASGQAKTLAECRS, encoded by the coding sequence ATGTCGATTTCACTCGCCGACTGGAAAGGCGTCCCGGCCCCCACGACTCAACTGATCGAAGGGCGTTACATCCGCCTGGAAAAACTCGACCCGGCGCGCCACGGTGACGACTTGTTCAACGCCCTGCAAGGCCCCGGCGCCGACCCGAAACTCTGGGACTATCTGCCTTACGGCCCCTTCCCGGAGCGCAGCGTCTTCAACGACTGGCTGAACAACCACGCGGCCAGCAGCGACCCGTATTTCTTCAGCGTGATCGACCGCGCCAGCGGCGAGGTCCAGGGCATTCTCAGCCTGATGTCCATCGTCCCGGCCCAGGGTCGCATCGAAATCGGCCACGTCACCTTCGGCGCCCCGATGCAGCGCTCGCCGAAAAGCACCGAGGCGGTTTACCTGTTGGCCAAGGAATCCTTTGCCCTGGGCTATCGTCGCCTGGAATGGAAATGCAACAACGCCAACGCCCGCTCCAAATACGCGGCCGAGCGCCTGGGCTTCAGTTTTGAAGGGGTGTTCCGTCAGCACATGGTGGTCAAGGGCCAGAATCGCGACACCGCGTGGTACTCGATTCTGGACTCGGAGTGGCCAGCGATTGGCGCGGGTTTCGAGAAGTGGCTGGGCGATGAGAACCAGACGGCTTCGGGGCAGGCAAAAACGTTGGCGGAATGTCGCAGCTGA
- a CDS encoding helix-turn-helix transcriptional regulator, with translation MSMTVAERTVLIESIQEDLAQGTLEIGEAVRRLRVEVTGLHQTQFAKMCKISVRTLVHIEHGEGNQTLKSLNAVFRPFGLKMGVVRIRRDIS, from the coding sequence ATGAGCATGACCGTTGCTGAGCGCACAGTGCTCATAGAAAGCATTCAAGAAGATTTAGCTCAGGGCACTCTTGAAATTGGCGAAGCGGTTCGCCGATTGCGAGTCGAGGTTACCGGCCTGCACCAGACTCAATTTGCGAAAATGTGCAAAATATCGGTGCGTACGCTGGTGCATATCGAGCACGGAGAAGGGAATCAGACGCTGAAGTCGTTGAACGCCGTATTCAGGCCGTTTGGATTGAAGATGGGGGTGGTGCGAATTCGGCGTGATATCAGCTGA
- a CDS encoding HipA domain-containing protein, with the protein MYDLTLQIYWAGNWHDAMVLSFDSPEKGFESRCSFGYQQTYLFENYEDIGTPFAKAVSARFPLDWDGRRSNAPAFVHDIAPAGAAKRFLLAHIGKDKPADVNADLYLLARSTPAPIGNIRVKESAEAVDQREPIGFERQDVISRNNRFLEYAYEQGAAIGGATGAGGEAPKLLLAQNKAGLLYPDAVLDDADVTQHWFVKFARNKGLETDQVILRSEYHYYRAIQSLGIETVAVEGLALEEATKPSLWMQRFDRQVTAQGVERFAVESIYSLANITTPGSALNHMDVIRLLAGLWREAGQADQIPNLVADYLRRDLINKILGNSDNHGRNTAIIRDDASFRLAPIYDLAPMVMDDEGVTRTTKWPKEFERAGDVNWRGVCRTLADITAPEDPLAALSDVQDSFERLREDANRLMALPDILAASGLPDATMNHPQIALRNLEQRLKEWGLK; encoded by the coding sequence ATGTACGATCTGACTTTACAGATCTATTGGGCAGGAAACTGGCACGACGCCATGGTTTTGAGCTTCGACAGCCCTGAAAAAGGCTTCGAAAGTCGCTGCAGTTTTGGCTATCAACAAACGTATCTTTTTGAAAATTACGAGGATATTGGAACTCCGTTCGCCAAGGCAGTGAGCGCGAGATTCCCTTTGGATTGGGATGGCAGACGATCCAATGCGCCAGCATTCGTACATGATATTGCACCCGCCGGTGCAGCCAAAAGGTTCCTTTTGGCGCATATAGGCAAAGACAAGCCCGCGGACGTCAATGCAGACCTCTACCTGTTGGCGAGAAGCACGCCGGCGCCGATTGGAAATATACGGGTCAAGGAATCTGCTGAAGCGGTGGATCAGCGTGAACCGATAGGTTTCGAGCGGCAGGACGTCATCAGTCGCAATAATCGATTTCTTGAGTACGCCTATGAGCAGGGGGCTGCCATTGGTGGAGCAACAGGTGCAGGTGGTGAGGCGCCGAAGCTTTTGTTGGCCCAGAACAAGGCGGGGTTACTGTACCCGGATGCAGTACTTGACGACGCCGATGTCACTCAACATTGGTTTGTGAAGTTCGCCCGCAACAAAGGACTGGAAACGGATCAGGTAATCCTCAGAAGCGAGTATCACTACTACCGGGCTATCCAGAGTCTGGGGATCGAGACTGTGGCAGTCGAAGGGCTTGCGCTGGAGGAAGCGACCAAACCCAGCTTGTGGATGCAGCGTTTTGACCGCCAGGTGACCGCCCAAGGCGTCGAACGCTTTGCCGTGGAGTCAATCTACTCGCTGGCAAACATCACGACACCGGGTAGCGCTTTGAATCACATGGACGTTATCCGGTTGTTGGCAGGACTTTGGCGGGAGGCGGGGCAGGCGGATCAAATTCCGAATCTCGTTGCCGATTATCTTCGTCGGGATCTGATCAACAAAATCCTCGGCAACTCGGATAACCACGGACGCAATACCGCAATCATCCGTGATGACGCCTCGTTTCGCCTTGCACCCATCTATGATCTGGCGCCCATGGTGATGGACGACGAAGGTGTGACACGCACCACCAAGTGGCCAAAAGAATTTGAGAGAGCGGGTGACGTTAATTGGCGTGGGGTGTGCCGTACATTGGCCGACATCACTGCCCCGGAAGACCCATTAGCCGCTTTAAGTGACGTACAGGATTCATTTGAGCGATTGCGTGAGGATGCAAATCGTCTGATGGCGCTCCCCGATATTCTGGCTGCCAGCGGCCTGCCTGACGCGACCATGAATCACCCGCAAATTGCATTGAGAAATCTGGAGCAACGTTTGAAAGAGTGGGGCTTGAAATGA